ATGAACATTCTGCCCATTCCGGCCCTCGACGGCGGACATGTACTGTTCACCCTGTACGAAATGATCACCGGCCGCAAGCCAAGCGATAAGTTTATGGAGTATGCGCAAATGGCCGGTATGATCCTGTTGCTGGGCGTTATGGCCTATGCACTGGGACTGGACTTCTGGCGATATCTATTTAAACACTAGGGAAGCTTAACGCCGAACGCTTAACGCTGAACGCGAAAGTCTCGGAATATATTGAACCCTGTTTCTTAAGTGAGGCGGGGTTATTTTTTTGCCATTGTGTGAACTGTGATTTATGGGATTGTTGGGATGAATGGGAGGGGATCTGGTAGCTTTATTGTACCCGAATGGATTCCCAGGCAATACCCAGGCCCTTCCACTACAATCCGGGGCCTGTTTAGGTACCTTTGCTATGCTTTATCTACAGCGATAAACGCTTGTGTTTTGCAAACACTGTGTAGAAAGGTAGTCTTATTGTACCAGGGTGGTAGTGTAATTGTAGCATAATAGCCTGCACATTCTCCAGGGATCCTCTGGATATTCTCTGGACCTCCACTGCTCCATGAGTATCCTTTGTGGATACCCAGAGAGTGTCCTGAGAATACTTAGAGAATACCCCTACATCAGGCACCCGTTCCGGTGTTGTTCAACGGAATTTGGTATAAGACGGTAAGCTTAACACCTGTGCCCTGAGGCGGTTAAAACCAGAAATAAGCGAGGAGGATATTTGTGCGATAACTTTATCGAACCGGACTTCAGGAGGTCGTCTGGCGGCGCTTATTGCCTTACCGCCTATGCGCTTTTGCCCGCCGGCCAGAGCTTTACCGGCCAAAATCCGGTTAATTTTCGTGAGCGGTGGGGGCAGCGTAGGTAAAGCCGGGGAAAAATTGTAAATTTGCAGTTCGTTGTTTAATCATGGGGTCGCTTTGGTTTTGACAGCGTAGATCTTTGAAGGTGTAAGCATGTCGTGCGTTGGATAATTAGCACGTTAATCTGAATATTCAAAACTTAAATGGCAATACTCAATTTGCCATGGCTGCCTAATCAGTGATTAGATAGTCATTAGGGCCGCTTGAGCAGGTTGTTCTGTTACCAGCTCCGCCGCCGACTCAAAACAAACACAGAATGCTGCAACCATAGGCTGTGCCGGTTGCTTAAGACTATCCAGCTAAGGAAGCAATTGGTTCGTCCGTCTCCTGCTGTTTCCCTACAATTAATGCCGGAATAAACATGTAGAAAGCTTTTGAAGGATATGTTTGGACAGGGGTTCGAGTCCCCTCGACTCCACGAAATTGTAAAACCCGCTCCTGTAGCGGGTTTTTGCGTTTAAAGAAATCAAATTGTTCTTTCGAAGATTTTTTATGCCTTTAGAATGAACTGTTTACTGGTTCGAATCCGGTAGGATTGCCTGAATATGAATTTCTGCTGTGTTTATTAAGGCAATACTGTGTCAGTCAAAACGGAGGATTGGATTCCGTATTAAATACTCGACTGGTATAGTTATATAGTTTCTGATAATTGCCTGGTTAAGGCTGCCCCGCCTGATCCGCGCGGAGAGAAAATGTTTTCCAGACCGGCGCCTTACTTTATAGATGTGAGCACAAAAGAGTTGGCGGAAGGTTACTGTTTTTGAGACTTATTGTAAAATATTTGTACCATTATCTACCGTCAGAATAATTCATTCGTCGTGAGGCCTGTTAAAAAGTGCAGGTATCTTTTTTCCCACATTTGTAATATATTTAACTTTCAAATGAATGAAATCAAAGAACATATAAAGCAATTGTTTGACCGCATTCCCCGCCGGCATACTTCAGATAATGTGAAGGAAATGTATAGCATATTGGATTCGTATGAAGATTTGTTGAAAGACATAGAAGGCGACACCCGCTTTGAACAACAGGTAGTGCCATTTTTTGAAGTACTCAATCCAATAAGGGCTACTATTAAAAAGTCCAATGATAATAAAGCCTCAAAAAAAGCAAAAGATATGCTGTTTGACGAGGGATCGTCTGCATTGAAAGACACTATAGAAGAGCTACTGCAACTGGTTGGCCCTGGTCAGCCTTCAAAATGATATCAACTACTGAGGCTTGATCGCCTGAGTTTCCTGACCCCTGATTTTCAGGGGCTTTTTTGTTTATAACTGAGGGGAAATCGAACCTATGTCGATCGTTTATCTGTACAGGGAATGAATGCCTAATTTCTCTGCTAACAAAAGCTAGTCCCCTCTAATGTATTTACTCACTCCAGTATTGAAATTTGTTAGGAAGACTTTTCTAATAAAAATTATTAGCTTACACGCCATGAAAAAAATATTGATGTAGTAACCCGTCTTCGTACAACACTGCCTGTTTCACCTCCTGCACTCACCGCAACACAACCCGACCACTTTGATGATCTTCGGAATGTTCCTGGCAGCCCGGCGAATTTTATCAGGGGGCTTGATATCTCGCATCATAATGACATTACCGATTGGACTGCGATAAAAAAAGCCAATGTACAGTTCGTGTATATAAAGATCTCTGAAGGTGTAGGCACCCCCGATGAAAAGGCGAAAGCGAATGCGCTTGCTGCCAAAGAAAATGGGCTGCAAATAGGGTATTATCATTTTGGAAGACCCGATAAAAAGAATGACAACACCATTGAGCTTGATGCTACCGCCGAAGCCGCAGAAGTTAAAATCCTGCTCACAGATTTACCAGTTGCCGATCTACCTCTAATGCTCGATCTGGAAGATACCGCCAGTTTTGATTCGTCATTGGCACCCAAAGAATACCTGACATGGGTTGAAACATTCCTGAGTTTTTTCTTTGATCCTGTTAATCCTTCAACAAATCCATTGATCTATGGCAGAAAAGAATACCTGGAAAGAAAATTACCACCCACTCATACACTGGGCACCCGGTATAAATTATGGCTGTCAAGGTATACTGACGATCAAAACAAAGCAGTACCGGCCAAAGGTTGGAACAAATGGCACATCTGGCAATTTTCTGAGAAAGGTGTTTTGGGTACCAACGGCAACCTTGACCTGAACTTAAAAAGGGTCACTGATTGAAAGCTGCTTAAAACACCTCGCCCAACGAAAGATAAATACCGGTAAAGTTTTTGCTTATTCCAACATCTACACAGATATTGGTGGGGGAAATTTTATTGAATTTTATCCGCAAGCCTGTCCCTGCTGCCGGATGCCTATAAACGAATGTATTCCCTGCGTATTCAGATACCGTATGTACGTTTGCAAATAATACGAAACCCCAGAAGCCGTTCCGAGAAAAATCTCTTCGGTATTCCGATTCAAAATACAATAAACGTTTGCCCCGGTACTTGTTTTGCTCACCCCACCGGCCCGACCTGTTATAATAATCCCAGCCGATGCTGGATAAATCAAGGTAAGGCGCGCCTTGAGCTTTATTTGATTCTAGCTCAAAAGTTAGCATTATTAGGCTCAAAAAGTCCGAGATAGGAGCTAGAATTAAATATTTGTTGAGCTTAATTGCAGGCGGGATAAAACATGTGGTTTGAATTTTTCTATCAGTTGCGTTATCGGACATATACGCTTAAATAATTCCTTTAATTGGTTCGACAATCTGCCTGCGGACTCCACTTGAACGGGAAATTCAATTGAATTTCCTGTTTTTGTTTCTAAAAACACAGCTTTTTCTCCCTCATTTCCAACGAGGTGGCAGCGATCAGTCCGCACCTTCGCCTTGATGTTAGACTCTCCCGATTATTTATTAACTGTGTATAGTCATTTTAGGATGGGTCAATCTTCCGTTGCTACCGGACGGTTGGTGTAACAAAAACGAACACTTTCCTTTGCCTTTGCATCTTAAGTTATTGGTATCTAGGTCCAAATTTCTTGGTCTTTCGTTTGGTGCGTGACAGTAAACTAGCTACATGTTTGCTTATTATTTGAGGACAGCCTGGCGGAGTATTTGGTTTAACAAGTCTTATAGTATCCTCAACATCTTTGGTCTTGCCACGGGCATGGCCGTTGCATTGCTAATAGGACTTTGGGTCAATTATCAATTGTCTTACGACAAATTTCTGCCCGGTTTTAAGAACGTCTATAGGGTCCAAATACGATCAAATAACAGCGGGAATATAAATGTTAGCCCGGCAACATGTCTTCCACTAGCCAACGCTATCCGGCAAGATGTGCCCGGTGTGCAATATGTAGCACACACGGATTGGATGGGCGGCCATTTGCTGTCTGTAGGGGATAAAAAGATCTTTCAAAATGGAGCGATGGCCAGTTCCGATTTCCTTAAAATATTTGAATATCCTTTAATCGAAGGAAATTCAGAGAATTTGTTACGTGATGCTTACACAATTGTGTTAACCTCCGCAACTGCAAAAGCCTTGTTTGGAAATGAAGATCCTATTGATAAAATGGTTCGGATCGATGACAGTCATGATCTTATGGTAACAGGAATTTTAAAGGATATTCCCACTAACTCAACACTTCAATTCAGCTATATAATTCCTTTTGACTATGGATTGCAGAATTACAATTGGCTAAAAAATGATCTAACCAACTGGAGAACTAATACGGCCCAAACATT
The Niastella koreensis GR20-10 genome window above contains:
- a CDS encoding glycoside hydrolase family 25 protein — encoded protein: MSHHNDITDWTAIKKANVQFVYIKISEGVGTPDEKAKANALAAKENGLQIGYYHFGRPDKKNDNTIELDATAEAAEVKILLTDLPVADLPLMLDLEDTASFDSSLAPKEYLTWVETFLSFFFDPVNPSTNPLIYGRKEYLERKLPPTHTLGTRYKLWLSRYTDDQNKAVPAKGWNKWHIWQFSEKGVLGTNGNLDLNLKRVTD